Genomic window (Magnolia sinica isolate HGM2019 chromosome 10, MsV1, whole genome shotgun sequence):
AAGAAAAACTAGCCtacttttccaaaaaaaaagaaggaagtttGGACTCAGTACTTGGACTCGCCCCAAACCGTATCAACTCGGTTGAGAACTGATTCTAGATAGTATTGCAAATTGGGCTGCACTGCTTGAGttgattgatgtgaaattttataagaACTTGACCTTCATGAAAGTTAGAAAGGAGCTATAAAGAAAAAAATTGGGACAAAACACCTACATTAAAAAGGCAGAAGAGGAGAGAGTCATATCAACTTACAATCTTTGGATGGCTCTGTTGAATCTTTGCCCGATTGCTTGCCTAGTCTGTATTTCTGGTAAGCAGCAAGAAACAATCATAAATACTCAGAATGTCACGAGCCAGGTGTGTGTAAAATGCAAGTAGAGAAGCATGGTGTCCTTAGTTTTTAGTCCCACAAGTGAgtcccatgattcagtgatcaagacggttgatctgatgggccccagctgtggatggaccatgcccaaaaatcCTCAAGCCTCTTTTGAGTTGAATGATGGACATTGCTGTGTCCCTTTTCTTAACCGTCTACTTGCATGCCACCAATGGAAGACATAGATTTCTCTTCAAGAAGATAATTAGGCCATGGTCCACTCACTTCAGCACCACCGCATCAATTGTCTGGGTCATCAAACGACGGGCCTTACTCATACAAACTAAGGATCCAATTACACAATACACCTCAAGTCGAGGGTCATATACTGAAAAAAAGAACCAAGGTATTAAGAACAGAAGCAGCAAAGACACCTGGAGATGACTCTTCAAATGAAAGAGTGTGAGTCCCTTCACACCCATCATTCGCATGATAGACTTTGGAGTTGCTTCTGCGAGTAAAATCCAATTCATGAGATGCACTGTACCTAAGTATCCGATTCAAAAGATGAAATCGAAAGGGGAGAATCCCATGCTAACAACAACATGAGATAAAATTGATCAGCTGAAGATATCACGGACACGAATTTTACAGTAAAATTCCCATTGTTGTGTTGCataaaataggaaaattttccaAGAATATCAACATAAGCCATAAGGAGATTCCACTCCTTCAGTAACTTCAATCAGCTTTAAATTGGGATGGGTTGGGTGGCAATTCAGCTTAACCCAAAGTTCAAATCATCATTCAAATGAAACAAATTGCTGTATGAAGTTACTGCAATATGTTGCTGACATGATATAATATCTTTCGATACTAACAACAGGCAAAATATTAaatttcattaatgacttcctgTGAGAATTGTATCGGTGATAGATTCTGATAGTATGTGTATGTATCAGAACACATTGTTGATACAAACCAACGAAAGTGAAATTTCTCCAGACATGCTTGCACCACAATATAGACATTCGTATCATATCGCCAGATGAAAATTTATCACAGGGCTAGACTCCTTGGCCAATTTAGCAACATTAAGAAAATGACGGTGACTCTTCAACCATACACATGGCAGAGTTGTACAGCACGTCCCAATCCCTAACCCAACTctggatggagcataacccaaaaatgaaaccaTCTGATTTTCCCCTTCAAATTTGGACTGCCCACCACCttactttcaaccatccatttgatagccatcaatcaGATGGTCATGATTACTTGATCAAATGTGATTTTAGAGAATAGCTCAATCCACAATGCGAACCACAATTTGGGCCATCCAGATAGCTGTACATCATTGTACAACTGAGGAAGATGAGTTGCAactattttcaaaatggtggtgaactgtcATAGGAGTCTAGCCCATTTATTGCAATATGATACAATGCATTCCTACGTATTGAACCTTGATTTAGCCTTTATGGCTACCGATGAATAAacccaaataaaataataaaaaagaacttacacatcatttaaaaaattaaataaaattgaaaaagagAAGCACCCAATTATAAAGGTTTATATCTAGGTTACTTATTCAAGTGACATGTTTAGTGGATGGGCCACGCCCCAAAAATCAAACCagttggatgaattgaaaaaaaaggGACCATTGACTGGACATTTTATATGTAATCCTCAAAAGTCCTTCAATTAGCAGTTATGGCCGTTGGACCGGTTGAATCAGGTAAAGCCCATATACGATAGCGTCCAGCAGACAAACAACTCAGATCTCGTACATGTATACCAGACCAGGGTGATTGATAACTAACATCGATACATGTGTTTATAACCCTGGTCCTTTACCTTTCAAAAGGTTTTTTCTTTGATAGCCATATAAAGATAATGTATTAAAACAACAAAAGCACAAAATGTTATAAAACATTGAAGTATAAAACATTGAGATCAGCAAGCCCACTCCTAGAATGCAATACCAAGATAGAAGTATAAAACATTGAAATCACCAAGCCAACCGTCACGCAAACTAAAAAGAGCTGTGATGAAATTATATACAACAAAAGCACAAAACGTTATCAAATGAGGAAGTATCATAAGAATAGCACGAACATATAGGCAAATACAATcataaagtgtgtgagaaaatacaaagtgagagagagagagagagagagagagagagagagggaaatgcaaCATGCACTCCATCACATGACAATCAACAATCGTTGGAAGCAAAAAGAAGAGACACGCTGTGGTGATTTGCATGAGGGAAGATTGAATATGGGATTTGTGGAAGCACATGTGTCAACATGCcatgcatgtgcaaggcccaggCCAGCAATCACATGGGGCCTGCAGTGAGCTTGacctggccaaaaaatcaggtcagtccacttatcaggtgggccacacccaaggtgttccaaaacggtaacggtggccataacggccaccattgTTACCGTCATGATATgggccgtaacagctgttacagccCCCGTATCGGCTGTTACAGcccttttaaatttatttttttttgaaaaaactgttacaagACCGTTATGGGGCCATTATGCCCTTTTTTTCTGTAAGGGCCATTTCGACCCcataacgcgtaacggttatgactgttactgttacgtaacggccgttacagccattacttaaccgattttgaataccttggacACACCTGCATGAGAGGAATTGACAGTTAAAAATGACCTACAATGTATGTTcagtgtacatgtgtggcccacctgatgagaggaCCAACCTGATTTCTCGATGCAGGAATGATCATGGGTGCCCCAACTGCATAATAGGCACAGATTTTGTACCTATGTGCCAAGGTGTCACtcatgcaattacttgcacactctCAATGCGCAAATCACTTTAGCATTTCTTGACAAAGAAGCCATGGTGTATAGATAACCCTCATAATAGAGGTCTGTTAATTCCACTTGTGTGAGAGCTCTGCCCATCCACACACAAGCATGCATGCTACAATGAAAACCTCCACCAGATCTAAACTTTCCATGAGGTGGGCTACAATGTTTAGATCTTGTGGCCTAAAATTCACGCCATTTCACTCCACAAGTGGGCCCATCCACAAAGTAATCAAATGGTTAAACAACATTTTTctggccatccatttgtttttgtatgttgtggcccacctgacatgtGAAAGGCTTGATTTTTAGGCTGGAAGTTCCTAACAAAGTAGCCGCTTGACAAAAAGCTCAAAGCTGGTACGTcttccatattggcatgtgtgcctACATATGGGTGGGCAGGGCTCCACACACGTGTGAATGAGCAAACTTCAATATAATGGTAGGAGCAGCAGTAGTCATGGTAATAcaaacacaaacatcaattaATCCACTTGCACAACCAACACCGGAACCAAACATCTTAGAAAACTCTCTCAAATGAAGCCCGATCAGAAAAAGATCAGGAAGAAATAATGTCAATTTCCCctcaaataccaaaaaaaaaaaaatgtgaaaagaaaaattcaaaaagtaaTGAGCCCCTCCAAAAGGGACTGAAATGATAGAAAATGACccgaatgaaggaaaaattagagagagagagagagagaggagaaagatgGCATCTTTAGTTATCAAGATcaccaaagagagaaaaaaagaagattgggaaacctccttagcTTGATGAACTACCATCATCAGACAAATCTATTTCTTTGGCCTTAGCTGATGTTTTGTCGTCGAAACCGTTCACTTCCATATTGCTTAGGGATTCAGGCCTTCTTGTTTCATTTCCTGTAGCAATTTCTCCCTTCTTATAAATCTGGCTTACCCAAAAATAGACCATAAAGAATCcctacaaaccattaaaaaaatccctCAAAATAGCCAATTCAAGATTTTACAATAAAAACAGGTAAATGTGCATTGCATGCAATTAAATAGATTCCCAGATACATGAATGTttaccaaaaaatgaaaaaatataattaaaaaaccatgaatgaaaataaaaaggtcatacaaaaaaaaaaaaaaggaaaaccaaAACAAATCACCATTATACTTtccggaagaaaaaaaaaatcaaacagcaaaaggcaaaaaaaaatggaaatatgtTGTGCTAGTATTGATTTTGATGCCATggtgaaaataaaattatcaaaaaATCACATAAAAAAACAGGGAGCAGGAaaaaaacccagaaacaataAGACTGAATCGGCCAAAAGAAAATGTGGCAATTGGTAGAATAAAATCACGGTGACACAGACCCACAAAAAAATTTACCCAGATGGCATTGAATTTCTACAAAAGAAAATACAGGAAAGGAACTCAAACGCTCATGAGAATTTACAAGAGTGCCATAAAACCAACAGTAAGGGGGTGAAAAGGGCCCACATTCAAACTTCTTCAAACCAAACCCCCAACAAATTCCCaccaaaaaatagataaatgctTGTCAAAATTACAAAACTACCATGCAACCAATAACTAttgaaaaaaacagaaaaagaaaaaaacgaagCCAGCATTCAACTCCTCCAAATCAAACCACCCAAGCAGCAATATTACCAAACTGCCATCAAATTCCCACCAAAAAGTGTTGAAGAAAAGACCATTCAAAAATTTCACAAAAATTACAAAACTACCATCAAGCAACAGCTACAAATACACAAAACTTCCAACCAAATCGTCTCCGAGATTGAGAAACTACCACCAAAACAATACTAATACGCTGCTATTTACACCCACTCTGATTAATTTCCAAACCCATTTTCCATTTTCTGAAAAGGGAAAATGGGTCTATGCAAATCAAGCTCGGCAGGTAGATATCTATTCCTCAATCCAAAATTACTTTCAGATGTCCTCAAACACCAGAaacccaaatcacaaaacaaaCACATTCAACTTCTctacattccaaaaaaaaaaaagaagaaagaaagaaaaaggaaggaagagaaaaTGGGTAGACGCGAACCAATCACGGCAGGTGTAGAATATCAATTCCTTGAATCCAAAATTACCTTCAGATACCCTCAAAACACAGAAACCCAGATCAGAAAACAAACACATTCAACTTCCCTACATTCCAAaacagcttttttttttctttttttttaaaggaaaaaagaaaaggaaaatgggTGTATGCAAATCAATCGTGGAGGGTGTAGTTATCCATTCCTTAATCCAAAATTACATATACCTCAAACAACAGAAACCCACATCAGAAAATTAACACATTCAACTTCTCTACACTCCAAAACAGCAAAAGAATTCAAAATATCAGAGAATTAAACAAAACCCAGAAAGcaaaaatactaaaaatgaagaagaagaagaagaagaagaagaagaagaagaactaacTGTCGGGTCCTCCGAGCTGAGTCACAGCGTCGACGAACCGATCGTGGAGGTCTGCAGTCCATCGAAGCCGGGGCTTTGGATCAGCTGTAAGAACAAGGCAGGGATCTACACGGAGATTTGGTGTATGGATCTCTTCCTGGGGTGGAATTGCAGCTTCCGGGCGTTGAATTAGACCAGAGAACATtgcttctttctctctatctctatctctctcttgaaACAAAAGGAAGAAACCCCAAAAGAGTAAAAGTATCAAAAGATGAGAGAAAAGCCCAGCTGGGTAAATGtaaatttcaaaagataaatgGCTTTTTGCAGTGAAAAAAAGGACCCTTTACAGGGAGATTTCCACAGGAGATTCGGTGtatgtccctctctctctcgttaGTGGGGGTGGATTTGTCCCATCAAAGAAAACGTAGGAGAGtttattttcctttctctttttgtTCCGTGTTCGTGGCGTGCGTTTGGAATTTTGAACGATGGGAGATTCAGATATCCTTGAAATGTGAAATAAGTGAGAAGATTACAAAACTGGCAttccacgagagagagagagagagagagagagagagtagccaCTGAAAGGGTGGTTggtgtttttttaaaataattgtttgagagagaaaaggagtGGAGAAACCATGTGGCTGGTGCTCCCTATATATATTACCAAGGTGGTCCACCTTTCACTCCCCTAGTGTGGAGTGAAATGACCCTTTTATCCTCGTTATGATAGTTTTAATCATATCTTAAAAGTCCCATGCAACTCAGCTTAACTAGGCAAGTTAACTCGATCGAAACTTGTTAATACTTGAAAAAACTCGAATTCAATCAAGATTAGGCTAAAAAGCCTAATTTGGTCCCAACATGGTCATGGGTCAATGGAAAATTTTTGAAGAAATTCTATGAAACTCTTACTTGAAAAATGCTtgctttcaaatggttggacgatgaGTTATTATCCATCTAGTAGATAACTTTCAATCTATTAAGCCTTTtaaacatccaacccattcaatagTTTAGCCCTATAATAAGGATCAGCTTATGTAAAATTCAGCGATATCCACTCATTAAGCataccacatcataagaaataattTGTagtcattgataaataacaaaatatgaaTGTGGTtctcctgatgagtggatggggcttATCTAAGCCAACTTACAGGACGGCTTAGATGTTGCATGTAAATTACATGTTAGAAGGTGTTTGCTCAATACAAAATATCTTACTCATATGATTTGTTAGATGTGAGCACTTCTCTTTATGGTAAATGTCATTAATCCTAGTTCTACTAAGTTGCTTGACACGGGGAACTTTTCAATTTGTGCCAATGTTTAAATCTTGATTTTAGTTGAAATCGCATATGGTTAGAGATGTCATTTTGATCACCATTTTCTTTCAAAGATTAAATTCAATTTTTGGATGGGTGTTACTGTTAATGGGGTATCTAAAAAAGGGAGGTTATGAGGGTAAGTGAGCTGTTCTTTGTTAAAAATTATACAATAAAAATTTAGCACTAATGCATCAAATCCCATTAGAATCGGAGATTTGCCCTTGGTTGGTAACAGCCGTCCCACGAGTAGGGTGGGCCATCTTCCTAGGGAGGGGTGCTATCACAAGTAGTTCATTGAAAATCTATCTCAATGTAAACGGATAAAAATGAAATTTACATGAGTACCATAAATATTGTCGagatattgaaaaaaaaacatatatatatatatatatatatatgtgtgtgtgtgtgtgtgtgtgtgtgtgtgtgtgtgtgtgtacccgTGCGCGCATAAGAGAGAGAGGTCCATTGAATGATATTATTGAGATAaattgtgagattttcaaaatatcgacaatttttaaattttcatagTTTTATCAAAATTTTATCCTAATATTAATCTGAAAGTTATTTAAAATTTAACTAATTAACTATAGAATTTTAcacttaaatatttaaaattatttattgtttttattttgaaaactaaTCACCTACAACACTTGTACCATTATTCGTGGTAGAGCGTGTTTTCAGCCACAAGAGAAttctttttatattatttttatccCCTTTTCACATCTTGTGTAAGAAAATGCCCTCTACTGCAAACAGAAGTGTAGGTGCCTGATAGGTGAAtaattctcttttatttttagtgagATTTTTTCGGTAATATCCCAACAAAATCTTCAGAACTTGAAGAAAACGCCATGTACAATAAATAGAGGTGCAGGCGCTTGTCGGTGATtagttatcttttatttttaataatgttTTCCTAATAATATGTCAATAAAATCTTCAAAACTTAAAAAACTCTTAAGATTAAGAGAACGTACTACTTTCTCATGCCTTAGTTATCTTTTAATTTTAATAATGTTTTCCTAATAATATGTCAATAAAATCTTCAAAACTTTAAAAACTCTTAAGATTAAGAGAACTACTTTCTCACACCTTGATGTAGACTCACAAGGGGTTATGAGTTCAAGTAATTATTGTGGTGAAattctatcatgatgtatgtggggtgtgagtgtgtataataaataaataaataagagaaagagTTCCTTTCAAACAGCGGAGATCCAAAATCTTTCTTACCAAAGTGTCATTTGTGTGTGCCACCGGGTCATGCAAAAGGTAGGCCACATCCCAAGAATCGCATGGAGCGAAATCTTTCTTTAGATTTGAAAGGTGAGTTTTATTGTCCAAGTCAAAGTTATCTTTTAAATTATGTAATtgtatggttaaaaatgaaaaatatccactGGTTATACAActtatatttcaacaaacaagcatacaagaagttgatatttgtttggtcccttcaaatagatggatggaaaaaaaaaaaaaaaagtattccaCTTTTTCTCAAGAGGGCTTCAGTGAACGTTCACCAACCGCTGGACAaagaggacgcggatttcctgcgaaagccttttggcaggaagttcctgcgcacagatatgtttttgagaaatccaccccgtccgtccgttttgagagatcaattTAGGATTTGTATCCAAAATTGAGGTGgatacaacactcaagtgggtcacacgaacgggaaaattggggaaagaaattcccaccgttgaaatattcctgagctccaccttgatgtttatatgctatccaaaccgtttataaggttattcccgatgacatgaagtgaaaatatcaaaacgatagcctgatacaaaacttttatagtcataagaatgcttcaacggttctcactgaatttccactgtttcctcccCCGcgtcccatttgagttttgtatccatctcAATTTTGGATATACGTCCTAGAATGAActcgaaaaatggacggacggtgtagatttctcaaaaaaaaaaaaaaaagtattccaCTTTTTCTCAAGAGGTTCTTAATAGTGGATATTCATCACTCTTATTTTCTAAGACAAGgactacttgagatttagatatgcttcattggttcatgccctaaaacatgctttcaaaatagatggatggagtgatttTAAGCAACATACATCAACGTTGGCCCCACAATTAAGGATCCACCAAAGCTGCCAGTAATCTTATGAACGATGATATTATgtcaaaattttttattatttaatctaGGTTCTAGATCTGACATGCTCCTCAGGTAGCATTGAAGTGATGGATTTAGTACTATGCAGCTCATGCTTGTACACACTCACATAGTGATGGATGGGGCTGTGCGACAcgagaaaattatcactgtaaACACCACTTTTTATCCAACGTCTTTTATAAACAATGCAAAACTTACCTTTCCAAGTTAGACCTTGTATGTATGGATAGAGAAGTTGAGGATAAAAATACTCCCGTCCATGCATAAAATGCCATGTGATATGGATAGAGAAGTTGAGGATAAAAATACTCCCGTCCATGCGTAAAATGCCATGTGAAAAGCAGAGGAATTGTCGTCCTTTAATGCTCTGCCCATGCATGCAAGGTCTGTTCTCGGTTTTggagtatgtagaaccgaaccgaaccgtgaaccgatccgtagaaccaaaccgtggatccgatccgtagaaccgaaccgtggaaccgaaccttgaaccgaaccgatgtgtttttgcatatcttataattattttctttagaataattattttcataaatgtatttttgaacaccttatacaacatctaaaccattcatcaaatggaccacaacatggatggacataggcttgcaattgggttggattataaaaagccaagaaccgtgGAATCGATCCGGAACCAAACCGGTTTTAATgattcggttccggttcggttctagggtgccaacggttcgattccggttccaaatttcctaaaaccgttaggaacggttcggttccagtttcaccccaaaaccggaccaaaccgaaccgtgtgcacccctagcatAAAATGCCATGTGATATGGATAGAGAAGTTGAGGATAAAAATACTCCCGTCCATGCGTAAAATGCCATGTGAAAAGCAGAGGAATTGTCGTCCTTTAATGCTCTGCCCATGcatgcaaggtctaagttgggaaggtaagttttagaGTTTTATAAAAGACATTGGATAAAAGGTAGCATCTACAGTAGTAATTTTCTCGCGACACAAAGTGCGGGACTAGGTACTTAGGCAATCCGTGTCCCATGCAAGTAGTGTCCCGAATCTATAAagcatttcaaaatttaaaatttcaaaagccTATTTCGAGATTCGTGTCACCATTTTTATGGGTGGCGGGAGATACGCATGCAGGTGACGGTTGGTGCGCACTGTTTAGACAGAAGAAGCTttttctcaaatatattttaCAACGAGAAATGACCGTTTATTGGATGGCCTGTATTGTCCGATCAAAGTGGCTTTtggtcggaagcggattggccggtctACCACACACTGGTGtgctgatgtcagcaagttatgtgggtcccatcatgaggtatgtgttatatccaaaccgtccatccatttgctatTTCTTTataaggcttgatccaaaaaataagacagatttaaagatcaagtggaccacactgcaaaaagcaatgggaattgaacgtctactataaAACCGTTTTAGGGTCACATAGGTTTTGGatcgatatttgtttttcctatttataAAGGTTTTTGTgcccttacgaacagattggatggaaaataaaagttatggttgagcctacgaatgttttaacggtgaaaatcattattcctactgctatttgtggtgtggtccatttgaagtttggatgtaattcattttttgtctcatgctctaaaataatcccggcaaatgaatgaacggtgtggatataataaatacatcattttggggccatgtaactttgatatcctttcaaCCATTCGTACAAAAGCTAGAGGAGAGTCAGCACTCGTCTTAGCACCACACGTACCCACATATCGCtagcgtgtggtacaccagcaaatccgcttccCTTTTGGTGATGGGCTAATCAATGGCTGAGGGCACTCAATGCCAggcagcggattaggtgagactgaaacggattggctactccccctgccaccagcctggtggctggtggtcggtgctctgcagacccaccatgatgcatgtgtttaacccatttcgttcatccatttccgCGTATCATTTTAGTatccaaaaatgaaagggatataaaaataaaataaaaggtatataaatctcagttcgaccacaccacgtgaaaacaatagtgattagatatccaccgttaaaatcttccaaaggcccactgtattgtttatttgacatccaatctattgattaggtcatataaaggccaaatgaagggaaaaagcaaatatcagcttaatccaaaacctttatgccctaaaaaagtttttaacattagacgctcattcaacaatgtttactgtgatgtggtccacttgagattggtggATTATAATATAGGAAACCGTATTTGCCATTAATGGATCTCAAatgttttggatcgagatgacatttgtttttacttcatccaagcttgtgtgaccttatgaacaggtggaTGGCTAAAAAACACTACATAAATACTAAGGTGCGCCCTATGGTGTTTTTTACGGTAGAATGTTCAActttttcctataatatggtctcGCGATAACTGGAGCTACtttgttttaaaaataattctcgaaaatgatcggtaaaaacggatgaatggtgtggattcagactacatacatcaaggtgggacccacggtaagggccggACCGTCTTGGTTGagtctgggtctcacctaatccgctcccctcaaTGACTGGCTCGGAACACCATACATGCCTCTTTTTTACTTTAATCATTATGTTCCCTCATCACAGCGTGATAGCTGGGCCTTGTTCTCACAGtcgatctgagccattcattgaGTAATGGACTATTTCAGCATGCCATTTACCAAAAATCAGGTTAGCATGCTCATCAACTCAGCCACGCATTGGATTGTGGAACTTCTGTTTCTAATCCCTCACTTCTCTCACGCTAGTGTTATCTGTCTGATGAGCAGACCAATACTATAATCTGGTCTAGGAAATGTTCGTAGCGCacacta
Coding sequences:
- the LOC131257755 gene encoding protein PHR1-LIKE 2-like isoform X5, whose product is MFSGLIQRPEAAIPPQEEIHTPNLRVDPCLVLTADPKPRLRWTADLHDRFVDAVTQLGGPDSTVHLMNWILLAEATPKSIMRMMGVKGLTLFHLKSHLQKYRLGKQSGKDSTEPSKDSSYISEGQGNGTSPPPGVPTSDMNEGQEVKEALRAQMEIQRKLHEQLEASLGQVKKHVEICIEAETRYLDRLFERACKLAAERSAVANGGCRSPWSYRGAS
- the LOC131257755 gene encoding protein PHR1-LIKE 2-like isoform X6 → MFSGLIQRPEAAIPPQEEIHTPNLRVDPCLVLTADPKPRLRWTADLHDRFVDAVTQLGGPDSTVHLMNWILLAEATPKSIMRMMGVKGLTLFHLKSHLQKYRLGKQSGKDSTEPSKDSSYISEGQGNGTSPPPGVPTSDMNEGQEVKEALRAQMEIQRKLHEQLEVKKHVEICIEAETRYLDRLFERACKLAAERSAVANGGCRSPWSYRGAS